The genomic segment ATAAGGATGACATTAAGATAACTGTGTTTGATATATTTGTGGAGAGTACATTTTACTCGACAAACAATACTTTGTCTCAGTTGAAACAGAATAGGTGTCTTGTAGGTTAGAGACACCACAAacaattgtgtatgtgtgtatgtacagtatatgtatacacacacacacacacacacacacacacacacacacacacacacacacacacacacacgttctctGTACCGCTCATCCCCACTTtagtcacgggcatgctggacgGAGTCTATTCCAACTGTCATTAGGTTAGAGTGGGagtacaccttggactggtcaccagcaaatcacagggcacacattgacaaacaatgaTTTATATTCACACCTACAGGCAACCTACAGTGGCCAATCAACataccgtgcatatttttggaatatgggaggaaaacaAAGTACATAGGCAAAACCCCCATGCAAGAATGAATTCAGATTTGAACCTACGACCACTGAACTGTGCAAGCCATATATACATGTCTATATACAGGGTGTCCATAACGTCtgtttaccatttcaaaaatgtattcaaaatgcattgattagatattttattcagatttgttctattgtgtTCAGCGtttgttcaatgtttttttttgccttttttaataaagatattGTGTATCGAACAAACACATTTAGGACATTACtgacctaaagcaaaggattaCTGATGTCATTGCCACAATTGATAGGGCTATGCTCCAGCGAACATGGCAAGAAATCGAGTACCGTCTTGATGTGCTTTGTGCAACTAACGTGCCAATGTAGAAGTGTATTAAAAGAGGTTAAAAAACTTTAATAAACACTGAATACagtagaacaaatctgaataaaatatctaatcaattgcatttttaatacatttttgaaacggtaaagagactttatggacaccctatactgtatatatatatatatatatatatatatatatatatatatatatatatatatatatatatatatatatgtgtgtgtgtgtttgttctgtCACCTTGTAGCATCAATAGGCAATTATTGAATTTTTTGGGTGCTCATCAATAAGGCTATAAGGGCTATTGGCTGTGAAGCTTGGTCCCAATCCATTGAAAATAGTGTGGGTTGGATGTCGTGCTGTTTTGGAAATGATCCTTTTACTCAACCTGGGAAAATAATGGAAGCAGTTATGTTGATATACATTATTGTGTCTACAGGAAAACTttacttaattttatttcagtTGTAATGTTacataaatgatctaaaaaatGATCCTCtctcatttgtgcattttgttATTATAACTCAACCAATGGCCAAGGTTGTATCATCAATGCAATGCAATAGTCATAGTTAAATTGCTCACTTATTCACAgtcaatgtttcttttttaagtTTTAGCATCTTTCCCCAAAAGGGAGGGCTCCTCAAACAACATCTTTCTGGCAGTTGTCGGCATTCCAGTGGGCACTAAGTGGTCGCTTGGTGTGTTTAGCTCTTGTATTTCTGTAGTAAAGTGGTCAGGACTTTCTGCATTGGACATATCCTTGATGACACTGTAGGTGAGTGCCACGCTGCATGAAGTTGGTTTCTCTTGGTGCTGAGGTCCGCAGTGACACAGCTTTTTAAAGGCAGAGCGGAACTTCTGAGACATGACATTGTAGATGACCGGGTTGATGGCACTGTTCAAGTAGACGCAGAGGCGACAGAAGAGAAGGAACCAGTTGTCCAGGTAGGCTTTGTCCAGGAAGGAGTTGACCACTACTAAGGTCCGATAGGGCATCCAAAGTAAGGCGAATAGTATCACGACCACAGCCAGCATTTTGGTTACCTATTAAAATAGAatttggaaacacacacacacacacacacacacacacacagaaaaactcATCAGGATAAATCattgaattaaaatgaaatctgTAACTCTTTAATTTATCTATGACTAAACTCGTACTGTATAGTAAAACAGAAAAATTTAAATCTTCctctgtgtgaaaggttttCTGACAGTTTATCATTATGTTGCTCTTATGCTCCactctctttgttttattaacACAGTGTGAGAAATTGGAAATGTCGTCACTTGAAGTCACTTACAACGGAAGTTTGAAATAGATGTGTGACTAGCTATACTTGtgatgagatgtgttttttttaaggacttcTAACAACTAATTCAACCCCAAACTGCCAAAAAAGCAGCAGTATCAACTTGTAAATCGTTGCTAAAATGCTATTTTCATTTAGAAATGCCCGGTCCTCTTTCTCTACTCGGCTAATGAGATGGTTGGTTTTCTGAACAGCGAAATGCACTTTGACACTTTCAGATGTTGCaccaaatgaatgaaatatgttcCCCCGTCCTTGCATTGATTGCtcagatgtgaaaaaaaaatggaggcaaaACAATAGCCCTAAGTGGTTACATTTACAGCCCCAGGAGTGCTGCCATCAGAGAAAATTGGATTTGGAGAGTGTAGgataattttctttttattttcagttccCTGTGGCATGCTGGAATTGCATTATTATATGGTTCTATTACGATAACGAACACTATTTTTTGGATTCGCCAATATGGCATGATCAACAGGTGCACCTAATAAAGAGCTAAGGCTGGTTTGGACACCCGTGATGAAGCTGAACTACATCATAATAAGCTAATTATGAACCCATTAGGATGGAATCCAAACGAGTCAAACATTATTTGCATCGTAATATTCATGCACGCAAATgacatatactgtattacaCTGTGTTGCGATCATCAAAGTAAGGGAAAGCAGCCTGTTTTGGCTTATATAACCCCAAACCTTTTTGTCATACAATGAATCCTCCCTCACTCATAAGTGTTGATTCTCCAAATATGGAACGTAGCGCAACTAATTATGAAATTGAACCTTAAAACTATTTCAACTACTCATAAGACAAGATCAACGTCATACTCAATCATACGcgtatttttctcaaatttatAAACCTCAGCAACACCGTCAGCGCTTCCAGCGGAAGAGTCCCCGAGTGAACCTGAAGCCTGTACAAGTCAAGTGAGAGTCGCCTACGACGCCACCAACACAAGCCACTTCGCTTCTCTCAGAAGGCAATGTATGAATATTAATTACTGTATAAAATTTTAGAATTAAAGATTTAAGTCAATATGTGTACAGTTGtaatctttgtctcaaatatgtaaagtctaaatcatatttacatattttaaacaacaCATCCAAATGTTTCAATGAACCCCACTGCAATGTACTCACGGTCCCCTTGGGGTACGCATACCcctggttgggaaacactgtttTACAACATTAGTGCAGCTCATAGTTACCTCCACTCTCTGAGTTGCTCTTGAATCGATCAACACGTGTGACACAATGATTCTTTATCATTCGAATTGGTCATcctcatgcttttgttttgaataaaCTGATCTGTACAGTAAATCCCAAACGAGGCGATTCGCCGTGGACTGAAACATTTGCTCTGAcagtgttttttaaatgtttttttcttgacaccCCTGACACTCATGTTTTCTTTAAACTATTTTCTAGTAACCTATGAAgatattttatatttccttGTGTATTTGTGTTCACATAACCCTTTCTTCAAATGAATTATTAATTACAGCGCATTGTCTTTGAATCAATGGATCGCTCAATTTATTTAGTATAGGAATTGAAATGGGTAACTGTACAGGACCAGGTTTATTATATTCCTCTTTTAAAACTTGACTTGATATGTTACGGAAGAATCTGAATGTATTATTCACAGCACCACCGAAATCATCTCAATTCATTAGGAGAAGCCCCAATTGTGAGAGTCAAACAAGATGCTAATTATCAGCAAATCATTAATCCGATGAAGATGATTAATATCAAATGTGGCGGACGGGTAACATCTGCATGAAGTGCTCTGTGTTGATGATACTTTTCGCATCATCCGTGAGCAACACTCCTTCCTTGACCTTTTCGACATGATTTCCTCCCTTGTACTCAGAGTGGCTTAGTTAATGCTGACCAACCCAAATACAGTTTTGGGTGTACATTTGTCAAACAATAGGCACCAACCATACTGATGGAGGAGAAAAATCATGTTTGACTTGGAGTTAACTGATCAAATTGGCCAATAGGGCAGGGATATACTCAGGCTACCACACCCATTTTGTTATTCCAGGAATACTTCTTTCCTGTATctgataaacaaacaaatgcttGTCGAACACGGTTTGCTGTAGCTCTGTCTTCATGGGTTTTTATCTTAGCACAGTGTGGGGTCCATCTGAAGCAAGCATATACAGACTAATGGGTTTTAGTTTTGTGCCAACAGAAAACCACCACTAGTGTGATTCTGGTGAAATGCCCAAtgtttcttttatatttcttcTCATGGGGCTTCTGGAcggcttcaaagtgcagaggtaccgggttcgattccagctccggcctccttgtgtggagtttgcatgttctccccgggcctgcgtgggttttctccgggtgctccggtttcctcccacattccaaaaatatgcatggcaggctgattgaccactctaaattgtccctaggtgtgagtgtgagcgtggatggttgttcgtctatgtgtgccctgcgattggctggcaaccgatccagcacccctcgcgacccgagtgaggatcaagcggtacggaagatgaatgaatgaatgaatgaatgaaaaaaaaaaaatatatatatatatatatatatatatatatatatatcaccacATCTCGCCCATCGAGATGCGAAATATCTCAATATATCTGGATGTAGCGgatgtagtggatgtagcggtcccaagtgatggaaacatcaggaagaaggaacatgagaaactcgagaaataccaagggctcagagaggagctggagagagcctggaaggtaaaggtgacagtcgtgcctgtggtggtcggagcactcggggcagtgacccccaaactagatgagtggttgcaacagatcccgggaacaacatcggacatctcagtccagaaatgtgcagtgctgggaacagcaaggatactgcgcagaaccctcaagcttcctggcctctggtagaggacccgagctgaatgagggacagacaccacccgaggggtgagatgaggattttatatatatatatactgtagcgatagtgtgtctgtgcgtgtatCACcactgtgtatgtatgtatttaagtACTTAAGTATTTAAGTATGggtcattcattaatttttgtTGTCTAAATTCTTGAAAAGTAACCCTTTACTTTTCCGatttatacatactgtatatttctgaatatttttattaccggtacatgatatatttgttttttacaatacaTTTCAGTGTAATCACATGGTTGCAACATAACATGGTTGCAGGGTCGACAGTGACACAGCTTATAAAAAGGCTGAATGCCGTTAATCTCAGGAGTCGAGACTGGCTTTTTCGCGAGCTGTTACTGTTACTTAAAGACAAAAactttcaatcaatcaatcaaggcTAACtatttaatattaaaaatatttggataggctccagcaccccctgcgaccctagtgaagatcaagcggttcggaagatgaatgaaagaagaGAGGACATATCTTTTCTTGATCCGTTCTTTTGGAAACGCATGATGTCAAGTGCAGCGTATCATGTGATTGACTGCTGTCCCCTACTTCTATCTACTATGTTAAAAGTTATGGTAACAGTATTGCGTGCATGTGGGACGCCCATGAATATTAATTCTTATGTGAATTATTAtgttaattaaaacaaatgtcCCCACAGTTACAAGAGATAGCAatgacacaaatatatatataaatatatatttttaaaaataattttaacagttttatttgaaattcaatgggggggggggcggcaagagaaaaaaatgcattttaggtAGTAGTTCAGAGTTATTTGGTATTTTAGATTCGTATTTAGATGTGGTCCCAGGACACATAAATTTACTCGGACACTGTATGTTTTAGTATTTTGTATGTGTAGTGGATGATTTAAAATTTGATGggcggaatttaaaatgttctccAATTCTGTAATGACCCTTATTGCAATGAAacgttttatcccccccccccgacccccaccccaatTTTTCTGCTGTAGATTgagaatttccccagtgtgggacaaataaaggttatcttatcttatatttgcAAGATGACTGTAAGGTGTAATCAACTGTTGATATGAGAGATGCAGTGTCAATTGCCTCACCTGTCTACGGGAGGCAGCAGCGGTGCTGCTGGAGGAGCTTGCACTGATCATTCTTCCTTCCACTTTACAGGTTCCTCTCCTCCACTTGCTGGCTCTGTCTTTGGGGTCCGCAGGTAACGGATTCAAGAAAAGTATCCTGGCGATGAGTCCATACAGAATTGTGGCCAGCATGAGGGGCAATACGTAAAACACTGCAAAATCGATGAAGTAAATGGGCAGATATTGACTCCTGGATACTTTGTAGGCGCAGGTGATGAGCACGACGTTGTCGTATACCAAAGTTTGCGTGGCTGACAAAAAGAGCCACATGATGCAATAGATGGACGTAAGCGACCACACCAGCATGATGATCTTTTTCGCCCGGGATAAAGTGCACAGGAACTGCGCCTTGATAGGGTGGCAGATTGCGATGTATCGCTCCACCGTAAATGCTGTGATGGAACAAGAGGACGCGTTAATCCCCAAATATTGGAGATAAGTGATCCCCAGGCAGCCTGCGTATCCGTACACCCACTGCCCATGCAGGGCGTCGGTAATGTTCGGAAGCCCGGCAGCGGTAAGCACCATCAAGTCGGCTACAGCCAAGCTCACGAGGTAACAGTTAGTGGGAGTTCGCATGTGTTTGGTGGTCAGCACCACCAAGATGACCATGATGTTGCCCACCATCCCCAGCCCGCAAATGAGGGACACCAAAAACACACTGACCGCCTTATACCCCAGCGCGTAGTCGCGCCACACACCCAAAGTGTGATTGTGCGGCGCCGAAGACGTGTCATTGTCCGCTGTCATGTTGTCTGTGGTCAAATTGTCCATGACGGgcttcttgcaaaaaaaaaaaaaatgaacagcaaCAACTCTATACCCTCAGTGGAATAATCTACAAGTCCCAGTCATCAAAAAGCAAACTTCCAAATGTTATGCACCCGTAAATGTACAAATACCAGCCTCAAACGATACAAATGTCCCTCGCTTTTCCATGATTCATTTTCCTCGTTTGAGAAAAATACAGAGGCTCGCATGCAGACTGAAGTTATCAGAGTGCCGAGCTCCCGCTGCCTGTGCACACGCCAGCGCGCAAGTGAGAAGGGAGGAAATGGCAACCTCTGCGCACCAGGGTTGACACCACGCATAACAGTGGGAAAGGAACGCGATTGGAATGTGAATGCATCCGAAACATGATGCTTATTAGTAATTCATTATTTTTCGTAGACAAGCATACCCCTTTGCAAATTAGCTTTCAGTGGATGGATGTCACATACCAGGaggtcttctttcttctttttcatcctATTTTTCACTACAGTCAGTAGCATTGTACAATAAACTGCTCAAATCAACACCCCTGGTTACTCTTATTATGGAGTATTCAATATGCAAGGCAACCCCACGTAAAATGTTTGACTTTCAAAAGTTTATTACAATtagttttaaaaatcacatgaaTGAATATGTTGCA from the Hippocampus zosterae strain Florida chromosome 5, ASM2543408v3, whole genome shotgun sequence genome contains:
- the trhra gene encoding thyrotropin-releasing hormone receptor, giving the protein MDNLTTDNMTADNDTSSAPHNHTLGVWRDYALGYKAVSVFLVSLICGLGMVGNIMVILVVLTTKHMRTPTNCYLVSLAVADLMVLTAAGLPNITDALHGQWVYGYAGCLGITYLQYLGINASSCSITAFTVERYIAICHPIKAQFLCTLSRAKKIIMLVWSLTSIYCIMWLFLSATQTLVYDNVVLITCAYKVSRSQYLPIYFIDFAVFYVLPLMLATILYGLIARILFLNPLPADPKDRASKWRRGTCKVEGRMISASSSSSTAAASRRQVTKMLAVVVILFALLWMPYRTLVVVNSFLDKAYLDNWFLLFCRLCVYLNSAINPVIYNVMSQKFRSAFKKLCHCGPQHQEKPTSCSVALTYSVIKDMSNAESPDHFTTEIQELNTPSDHLVPTGMPTTARKMLFEEPSLLGKDAKT